CACCTCCAGCCAGGCATTATTGTGTGCCTGCAAACTCGCCTGATAGCTGTCCCATAGTGCTGTTTCCGTGCCCTGCAGGCTGGCAAGGTAGGCAGCGCCGGCCTGCGTCTGGCCGGGTACCTGTTGCAGATCGGCGAGGGCCGATTGCCAGGGCTGACCCAGGCGCTGGATCTGGGCCAGATAGGGCTGGATGTCTGCCGCGTAAATGTTGCGGAAAACGTTGTGCAGAATGCGTGCGCGCTGGGTTACTGCCCCTTGCGGGCAGAGCAGGGCGGTGCCTTCACTGGTCAGCATGCGTGTTGCCTGTTTCAGGCTGTGCCGTGTTAGCGCCAGGCTGTGAATAAGCTCGCTGCCATGCTTGCTGCGGCGCAAGGCATCAAACAGCGGATCAATCTGCGCCCGTTCAGGTGGCAATTGTTCGGGCAGTGAGCTGCCTATATATGCCAGCTGTTCCAGGGCAGACACCGCAGCATGGTCGCCTAACGGTTCCGCACTGGGTGGCAAGGGCTGGTCGGCAAACCGCAGGTAGTACTCATATTCACTGCTGCCATTCAATGCGTTCCAGAATACCTTCGGCAGCTCACGGCGCTTGATTGCAGCCAGTTCGATCAACTGTTCGCGCATGGCATCGTGATCCGGGTTATCGGCAATCTGCAGCAGACAGGCATCGATTTCATGCAGCAGGGCAGCATCATGGCTGAGCAGGTGGCTGCTGGGCATTACCCGGCCCAGGCTGCTGTTGCGTTCGCTGATCAGATGCTGCAGTGACTGGCAGTGGCGGGTTTGAATCAGCAGGGTGAACAACCCCATACGCTGTTCATCGAGTGCCTGCATGCGCAAGCGTCGATCCGGCATGCGGTATTGACTCAGGCTGTTGTGGTCAAAGGGCTGCCAGTCCTGATCCAGTACCCTGGCCAGGCGTTGCAGATAATCGTCCAGTTGCCGCTGGGCTGGCGGTTGGCGCTCGCACCCACTCAGTATCAGGCACAGAGCCAGCAGCAGGCAGCCGCCAAGTCGCCACATGGCTTGTCTCCATCCGGGTTCAGAACAAAGTATGGCAGATTGCCGCGCAGCGGAAAGCGCATAGCCGTTACCGGAGTTTTCGGCTTTCTGCTTGCCGGCGGGCGCTGCTGACGCTGAATAGCCGCAGGCCGAGAAACAGCGCCGCAGCGGTCAAGCCGATGATAAGACCGATCCAGAAACCGGCGGCACCTCGCGCCGGGCCCCAGAGATCGGTCAGCGCCAGGATGTACCCGCTGGGTAGCCCGATCAGCCAGTAGGCAATCAGCGTCAGCAGCATCGGCATGCGGGTATCCTGGTAGCCGCGCAGGGCGCCTGCACAAGCGACCTGAATGGCATCGGATACCTGATAAAGCGCAGCATAGACGAACAGACTGCTGGCCATGGCAATCACCTGGGCGTCATTGGTATAAATGGTAGGAATGGCATCGGCGGCGATCAGTACCAGTGTGGCGGCCAACAGGGCAAACATCAGCGCCACCAGCATGCCGGCCTTGGCCGCAAACAGCCCGGCGCGAGCGCCATTCAGGCCCAGGTTGTGGCCCACGCGCACGGTAATCGCCAGGCCGAGACTGAAAGGCACCATGAAAATCAGCGAGGTGAAATTCAAGGCCAACTGGTGGCTGGCCACCACCAGCGTACCCAGCCGCCCCAGAAGCAGGGCAATGACGCAGAACATGCTGGTTTCCGCGAACAGGGCAATACCGATGGGCAGTCCAAGGCCAAGCAGTTCGCGCTGCTGGCCCCACAGCGGGCGGTCAAAACGGCTAAACAACTGGCAGGCACGAAAGATCGGGCTGCGCTTGAGGTAAAGGAGCATGCATAGCAGCATCAGCCACATAACCAGGGCGGTGGCGATACCGCAGCCAATCGCGCCAAAGGCGGGCAGGCCCAGTTTTCCGTAGACCAGTACATAGTTGGCAGGAACATTCACCAGCAGACCGAGAAAACCGATCAGCATGGTTGGGCGGGTACGTGACAGCCCGTCACTCAGCCCGCGCAGGGCTTGATACAGAGCTACCGCCGGAAAGCCGCAGGCAACCGCGATCAGATAGCCGATGGTCAAGGGGATCAGCTCGGCCTCCACCTGCATCCAGTACAAAACCGGCTCCACCAGCAGCAGGCCGCCAGCGCAGAACAGTCCGATCCAGAGCCCGAGCCATAAACCCTGACGCACCAGTGGTCCGGTCTCGTCCAGTTTGCCGGCGCCATTGAGCGTCGCCACCTTGGAGGTGACAATCATCAGCACCCCGGTCAGAAACAGATATGCCGGAATCCAGAAGGCGTTGCCCAGCGCTACCGCAGCCAGGTCCTGGGGGCTGACCCGGCCAGCCATCGCGGTATCCACAAAACCGAGCAGGGTGTGGGCCATTTGCGCGGCAATAATCGGCAACGCCAGCCAGATCAGCGCACGCAGTTCTGTTACACTGCGACGCAAGCGCGACGGGCGCGGATCATGGTGGCTAAGGCTTGCTGGCATGGGTTCGGTCCGCTGAAAAGCGCTCCATCCTATCAACTTGCCCCGACTTGTCCACCGAACCATGACGCACGACTTTGCTGACCTGATTCGCCTGTTTGC
This sequence is a window from Halopseudomonas salegens. Protein-coding genes within it:
- a CDS encoding DUF3080 family protein, translating into MWRLGGCLLLALCLILSGCERQPPAQRQLDDYLQRLARVLDQDWQPFDHNSLSQYRMPDRRLRMQALDEQRMGLFTLLIQTRHCQSLQHLISERNSSLGRVMPSSHLLSHDAALLHEIDACLLQIADNPDHDAMREQLIELAAIKRRELPKVFWNALNGSSEYEYYLRFADQPLPPSAEPLGDHAAVSALEQLAYIGSSLPEQLPPERAQIDPLFDALRRSKHGSELIHSLALTRHSLKQATRMLTSEGTALLCPQGAVTQRARILHNVFRNIYAADIQPYLAQIQRLGQPWQSALADLQQVPGQTQAGAAYLASLQGTETALWDSYQASLQAHNNAWLEVLGRCGMQPGQASNPD
- a CDS encoding MATE family efflux transporter — encoded protein: MPASLSHHDPRPSRLRRSVTELRALIWLALPIIAAQMAHTLLGFVDTAMAGRVSPQDLAAVALGNAFWIPAYLFLTGVLMIVTSKVATLNGAGKLDETGPLVRQGLWLGLWIGLFCAGGLLLVEPVLYWMQVEAELIPLTIGYLIAVACGFPAVALYQALRGLSDGLSRTRPTMLIGFLGLLVNVPANYVLVYGKLGLPAFGAIGCGIATALVMWLMLLCMLLYLKRSPIFRACQLFSRFDRPLWGQQRELLGLGLPIGIALFAETSMFCVIALLLGRLGTLVVASHQLALNFTSLIFMVPFSLGLAITVRVGHNLGLNGARAGLFAAKAGMLVALMFALLAATLVLIAADAIPTIYTNDAQVIAMASSLFVYAALYQVSDAIQVACAGALRGYQDTRMPMLLTLIAYWLIGLPSGYILALTDLWGPARGAAGFWIGLIIGLTAAALFLGLRLFSVSSARRQAESRKLR